One genomic region from Desulfovibrio oxyclinae DSM 11498 encodes:
- a CDS encoding 30S ribosomal protein S1, with the protein MEKNNEIESPEMEMNFEAALEDYLNSDFGELDEGTIVNGEVVKVDKNHVLVDVNFKSEGQIPTAEFTDAEGNLTVEVGDKVDVFVVHKDEGEGSINLSRERAKRMQLFDKLEELQEQDGVVPGRIIRRIKGGYTVDLGGVEAFLPGSHVDLRPVPDMDALVDQSFDFKILKINRRRSNVIVSRRVLLEEQRAEQREKLLETLEEGQVVEGKVKNITEYGVFIDLGGLDGLLHITDMSWKRIKHPKEMVQLGDDLELKILNFDKEGQKVSLGLKQLVPDPWENIAEKYPEESKHVGTVTNLADYGAFVELESGVEGLVHISEMSWTRKLRHPSQMVKVGDEVNVIVLGVDQDKKRISLGMKQVNPNPWDVVAEKYPEGTVLEGSIKNITEFGVFIGIEEGIDGLIHVSDISWTKKIRHPSEVYKTGDVVQAKVLTVDKENEKFTLGVKQLAEDPWTQVPGKYPVGQLVNGTVTNITDFGLFVEVEEGIEGLVHVSEISRKKVKSPSEIYKEGDTIEAKVIHVSADERRLGLSIKQTTEEEPAPARKPASKTYGGTTDSGAPTLGDLLREKLEEVAGEADE; encoded by the coding sequence ATGGAAAAGAACAATGAAATCGAATCCCCTGAAATGGAAATGAACTTTGAGGCCGCCCTCGAAGATTATCTCAATTCCGACTTTGGGGAACTTGACGAAGGCACCATCGTAAACGGTGAAGTCGTCAAGGTGGACAAAAACCACGTGCTCGTGGACGTGAACTTCAAGTCCGAGGGACAGATCCCCACAGCAGAGTTCACTGACGCCGAAGGCAACCTGACCGTCGAAGTCGGCGACAAGGTTGACGTATTCGTGGTTCACAAAGACGAAGGTGAAGGCTCCATCAACCTGTCCCGCGAGCGGGCCAAGCGGATGCAGCTTTTCGATAAACTGGAAGAACTCCAGGAGCAGGATGGCGTGGTCCCCGGCCGCATCATCCGTCGCATCAAGGGCGGTTACACTGTGGATCTCGGTGGCGTCGAGGCATTCCTGCCCGGCTCCCACGTGGACCTGCGCCCCGTTCCCGACATGGACGCCCTCGTCGATCAGAGCTTTGACTTCAAGATTCTCAAGATCAACCGTCGTCGCAGCAACGTCATCGTCTCCCGCCGCGTCCTGCTTGAAGAGCAGCGCGCCGAACAGCGTGAAAAGCTGCTCGAAACCCTCGAAGAGGGTCAGGTTGTGGAAGGCAAGGTCAAGAACATCACCGAATACGGTGTGTTCATCGACCTCGGCGGCCTCGACGGCCTGCTGCACATCACGGACATGTCCTGGAAGCGCATCAAGCATCCCAAGGAAATGGTCCAGCTGGGCGACGATCTCGAACTGAAGATCCTCAACTTCGACAAGGAAGGCCAGAAGGTCTCCCTCGGCCTCAAGCAGCTCGTTCCCGATCCGTGGGAAAACATCGCCGAGAAGTACCCCGAAGAAAGCAAGCACGTCGGTACGGTCACCAACCTGGCCGATTACGGCGCGTTCGTGGAACTCGAATCCGGCGTGGAAGGCCTCGTGCACATCTCCGAGATGAGCTGGACCCGCAAGCTGCGTCACCCCTCCCAGATGGTGAAGGTTGGCGACGAAGTGAACGTCATCGTTCTCGGCGTGGACCAGGACAAGAAGCGCATCTCTCTCGGCATGAAGCAGGTCAACCCGAACCCGTGGGACGTGGTGGCCGAGAAGTACCCCGAAGGTACCGTCCTCGAAGGCTCCATCAAGAACATCACCGAGTTCGGCGTGTTCATCGGCATCGAGGAAGGCATCGACGGCCTCATCCACGTTTCCGACATCTCCTGGACCAAGAAGATCCGCCACCCGTCGGAAGTCTACAAGACCGGTGACGTGGTGCAGGCCAAGGTCCTCACCGTCGACAAGGAAAACGAGAAGTTCACCCTCGGCGTCAAGCAGCTGGCCGAAGACCCCTGGACTCAGGTCCCGGGCAAGTACCCTGTCGGACAGCTGGTGAACGGTACCGTCACCAACATCACCGACTTCGGTCTGTTCGTGGAAGTCGAGGAAGGCATCGAAGGTCTGGTGCACGTCTCCGAGATCTCCCGCAAGAAGGTCAAGAGCCCGTCCGAGATCTACAAGGAAGGCGACACCATCGAGGCGAAGGTCATCCACGTCTCCGCTGATGAACGCCGCCTGGGCCTGTCCATCAAGCAGACCACCGAAGAAGAGCCCGCTCCCGCGCGCAAGCCCGCCAGCAAGACCTACGGCGGAACCACCGATTCCGGTGCTCCGACCCTGGGCGACCTGCTGCGCGAAAAGCTTGAAGAAGTCGCCGGAGAGGCTGACGAGTAA
- the sppA gene encoding signal peptide peptidase SppA, whose protein sequence is MEKRLRFSQRHPFLFGVILIIMAVALVTGAMALFRSAESGAFAGERLGELRVDGVIMDSADMVEFARKLREDDTVKGVLLRVNTPGGAVAPSQELYQAVRSLAEVKPVVASFSTVAASGGYYASAPATKIYANPGSLTASIGVKVEFVTLRDALEKLGITPEVLTTGRFKASGTPLKELDPAQRQQLQSVIDDLHDQFVEDVARARGMKREQVASIADGRAVTGRQAMAYGLVDALGSRENAIRELKRLAGLEGPVPLESGPKVEEPLLKELLGVNLSFDSLLSGWKISY, encoded by the coding sequence ATGGAAAAACGCCTGCGTTTCTCGCAGCGGCACCCCTTCCTTTTCGGGGTGATCCTGATCATAATGGCCGTGGCCCTCGTTACGGGGGCCATGGCCCTTTTCCGTAGTGCGGAATCCGGCGCTTTCGCCGGTGAACGCCTCGGGGAACTCCGCGTGGACGGCGTCATCATGGACTCCGCCGACATGGTCGAGTTCGCGCGCAAGCTCCGCGAGGACGACACCGTCAAGGGCGTCCTGCTTCGGGTCAACACTCCCGGTGGCGCCGTGGCTCCCTCCCAGGAGCTGTATCAGGCCGTCAGATCGCTGGCTGAAGTGAAACCGGTGGTCGCTTCCTTCTCCACTGTCGCCGCAAGCGGCGGCTACTATGCGTCCGCCCCTGCCACCAAGATTTACGCAAACCCCGGCTCCCTCACCGCCAGCATCGGCGTGAAGGTGGAATTCGTCACCCTGCGCGATGCGTTGGAAAAGCTCGGCATCACGCCCGAGGTTCTGACGACCGGTCGCTTCAAGGCATCCGGCACCCCCCTCAAGGAACTGGACCCTGCACAGCGCCAACAGCTGCAAAGCGTCATCGACGACCTGCACGACCAGTTCGTGGAAGACGTGGCCAGAGCCCGTGGCATGAAGCGCGAACAGGTGGCCTCCATCGCCGACGGCCGGGCCGTTACCGGACGTCAGGCCATGGCTTACGGGCTCGTGGATGCACTGGGCAGCCGCGAAAACGCCATCCGCGAACTCAAACGGCTTGCCGGGCTCGAAGGTCCGGTCCCGCTGGAGAGCGGTCCCAAGGTGGAAGAACCGCTGCTCAAGGAACTGCTCGGAGTCAATCTTTCATTCGATTCCCTCCTCTCCGGGTGGAAAATTTCATACTGA
- a CDS encoding MBL fold metallo-hydrolase — protein sequence MRCTFVGVGEAFDETFPNTSILLESEGASILLDCGFTAAPAFWRHSETPLDLSAVWISHFHADHWFGLPWLVARMNEDGRSQPLTLMGREGIHRRVEWLLDMAYPGLRDKLGFELRYKNAAAGGSDTVHGFRVRFAHSGHSIESLAIRLERDGKCVFYSGDGAPTEESVELARNCDLLIQESYIFSGPVDGHGSVEEAITMMKRARAGKLALVHLNRRLAAERLRDVDSKLSESGVDGFVPQPGDSVDA from the coding sequence ATGCGCTGCACTTTTGTCGGTGTCGGGGAAGCTTTTGACGAGACTTTTCCCAACACCTCGATCCTTTTGGAGTCCGAAGGTGCCTCCATACTGCTCGACTGCGGATTCACCGCAGCTCCCGCCTTCTGGCGACACTCCGAGACACCGCTGGATTTAAGCGCGGTATGGATCAGTCATTTTCACGCCGATCACTGGTTCGGACTGCCGTGGCTGGTGGCTCGAATGAACGAAGACGGCCGATCACAGCCGCTCACTCTCATGGGGCGTGAAGGCATTCACCGCCGCGTGGAATGGCTTTTGGACATGGCCTATCCCGGCCTGCGCGACAAACTGGGATTTGAACTGCGCTACAAGAACGCAGCCGCCGGTGGTTCCGATACGGTTCACGGCTTCAGGGTGCGTTTCGCTCACAGCGGGCACTCCATTGAGAGCCTCGCCATACGACTGGAAAGGGACGGCAAGTGCGTCTTCTATTCCGGCGACGGCGCTCCCACGGAAGAGAGCGTTGAACTTGCAAGAAATTGTGACCTTTTGATTCAGGAGTCGTATATCTTTTCTGGCCCAGTGGACGGACATGGATCAGTGGAAGAAGCGATTACGATGATGAAACGGGCACGGGCCGGGAAGCTCGCTCTCGTTCACCTCAACAGACGACTGGCCGCGGAGAGACTGCGCGACGTCGATTCAAAACTGTCCGAATCGGGCGTTGACGGCTTTGTGCCGCAACCCGGAGACAGCGTGGACGCCTGA
- a CDS encoding tetratricopeptide repeat protein has translation MADKRYDAVVFDYFEKENGNIVLLSEDPLFFKTLRSTVVKTIGTKRDCLYHVQNTGPAAKAIKALMERKMPVVVCVERMVQGKPSTDFILALKNMYPDIRIIVLIGETRRENIAYFYEIGVNNVISKPASVNNIIEKLAFTIKPQGKLSELMHTGKLLLDQGKHKEALGICAKILKLKPGSPAALMLTGDIYLDVNKRDKAQEAYMAAHESSRLYLEPIKKLANFYKGHDQEQYLSYLKKLDRLSPLNTERKCEIGAVHVERDELERAEKYFDQAIDTATKEAMSLVAGVADRVASSVSKVSPRMSEKYLVKVLDLKGDNLSKDDIGTFNRLGIALRSQGKWREAIENYERALTISPNDEGLYYNMGLAYHDGGQRREGIDAMEKALNINPDFFKEKEGVSLNIGNMYVELRRYNDARPFFEEAARINPKGRGTKKLQALKKVLS, from the coding sequence ATGGCTGACAAACGATATGATGCCGTTGTTTTCGACTACTTTGAGAAGGAAAACGGCAATATAGTCCTTCTGAGCGAAGACCCGCTCTTCTTCAAGACCCTTCGGTCCACCGTCGTCAAGACCATCGGAACCAAGCGGGACTGCCTCTATCATGTGCAGAACACCGGCCCCGCCGCCAAGGCCATCAAGGCGCTCATGGAGCGCAAGATGCCCGTCGTCGTCTGCGTGGAGCGTATGGTGCAGGGCAAGCCCAGCACCGACTTCATTCTGGCGCTCAAGAACATGTACCCGGACATCCGCATCATCGTGCTCATCGGTGAAACGCGGCGGGAGAACATCGCCTATTTCTACGAGATCGGCGTGAACAACGTCATCTCCAAGCCCGCTTCGGTGAACAACATCATCGAAAAGCTGGCCTTCACCATCAAGCCGCAGGGCAAGCTCTCGGAACTCATGCACACCGGCAAGCTCCTGCTGGATCAGGGCAAGCACAAGGAAGCGCTCGGCATCTGCGCCAAGATTCTCAAGCTCAAGCCAGGCAGCCCCGCGGCGCTGATGCTCACCGGGGACATCTACCTCGACGTGAACAAGCGCGACAAGGCGCAGGAAGCATACATGGCCGCGCACGAAAGCTCGCGACTGTATCTGGAGCCCATCAAGAAACTGGCAAACTTCTACAAGGGTCACGATCAGGAGCAGTACCTTTCCTACCTCAAGAAGCTCGACCGCCTGAGCCCGCTGAACACCGAACGCAAATGCGAAATCGGCGCGGTGCATGTGGAGCGTGACGAGCTGGAGCGCGCCGAGAAATACTTCGACCAGGCCATCGACACCGCCACCAAGGAAGCCATGAGTCTCGTGGCCGGAGTGGCCGACAGAGTGGCCTCCTCCGTTTCCAAGGTTTCGCCCCGCATGAGCGAGAAGTACCTCGTCAAGGTGCTGGACCTCAAGGGCGACAACCTCAGCAAGGACGACATCGGCACCTTCAACCGCCTGGGCATCGCCCTGCGCAGTCAGGGCAAATGGCGCGAGGCCATAGAGAACTATGAGCGCGCGCTCACCATCTCTCCCAATGACGAGGGCCTGTACTACAACATGGGCCTCGCCTACCACGACGGCGGACAGCGTCGCGAGGGAATCGACGCCATGGAAAAGGCGCTGAATATCAATCCGGACTTTTTCAAGGAAAAGGAAGGCGTCAGCCTGAACATCGGCAACATGTACGTGGAGCTTCGCCGCTATAACGATGCCCGGCCCTTCTTCGAGGAAGCGGCACGGATCAACCCCAAGGGGCGCGGCACGAAGAAGCTTCAGGCTCTCAAGAAGGTCCTGAGCTGA
- a CDS encoding tetratricopeptide repeat protein, with translation MASPGLSSLVDFVEHRNGVVVALSDDKVIHRTLRSAIHRVVDTRKDCLVSTASRKTAMDTLKELAQAKRPSLLLVEHRFNGRSGTDVILTVSQQYPDTKIVLLTAEVQAGNIAYLFELGIAGVVVKPVSINNMLEKMSNAIKPPDDLRTLMSEGHQRLEDGDYDGSEAVAHRILEIKPGSPAGLMLLGDIHMAQDNREAAISSYLRAHTEAELYLEPLKRLVTAFKGLDDDKVLEYLTKLDWISPFNPTRKQEIGEAYMRRDDQERAEGYFDRCLELVQEELPSLYSSVASGIATAVEKQAPGMAARYLKESLDAKKDKLDESDIDTFNRLGIALRRQGKWREAVEEYDRALGIAPKDAGLHYNLALAWHDGNRRGEALSSIRKALELDPALPKYGDGVAVNIANVFLNAGSPERARPFFETALELNPSNSSARRQLKLMDKTASKES, from the coding sequence ATGGCCTCACCCGGCCTGAGTTCACTGGTAGATTTCGTCGAACATCGCAACGGCGTGGTGGTGGCCCTGTCGGACGACAAGGTCATCCACCGCACCCTGCGCTCCGCCATTCACCGCGTGGTGGATACCCGCAAGGACTGCCTCGTGAGCACCGCCAGCCGGAAAACGGCCATGGACACGCTCAAGGAGCTTGCGCAAGCCAAACGCCCGTCCCTGCTCCTGGTCGAGCACCGCTTCAACGGCCGCTCCGGGACCGACGTGATACTGACCGTGTCACAGCAGTATCCGGACACAAAGATCGTCCTCCTCACGGCCGAAGTTCAGGCCGGGAACATCGCCTACCTGTTCGAGCTGGGCATTGCCGGAGTAGTGGTCAAGCCTGTTTCGATCAACAACATGCTCGAAAAGATGTCCAACGCCATCAAGCCGCCGGACGACCTGCGAACACTCATGTCGGAAGGCCATCAACGGCTTGAGGACGGCGATTATGACGGCAGCGAAGCCGTGGCCCACCGCATTCTCGAAATCAAACCCGGCAGCCCGGCCGGTCTCATGCTGCTCGGCGACATCCACATGGCGCAGGATAACCGGGAAGCGGCCATCAGCTCCTACCTGCGTGCCCACACCGAGGCAGAGCTGTATCTGGAACCTTTGAAACGGCTCGTGACGGCCTTCAAAGGGCTCGACGACGACAAGGTGCTGGAATACCTCACCAAGCTGGACTGGATCAGCCCGTTCAACCCCACCCGCAAGCAGGAGATTGGTGAAGCCTACATGCGCCGGGACGATCAGGAGCGCGCCGAAGGGTACTTCGACCGCTGTCTGGAACTGGTGCAGGAAGAGCTGCCCTCGCTCTATTCCAGCGTGGCCTCAGGCATCGCCACTGCCGTGGAGAAGCAGGCTCCGGGCATGGCCGCGCGGTATCTCAAGGAGTCGCTGGACGCCAAAAAGGACAAGCTCGACGAAAGCGACATCGACACCTTCAACCGTCTGGGCATCGCCCTTCGGCGTCAGGGCAAATGGCGGGAGGCCGTGGAGGAATACGACCGCGCCCTCGGCATCGCACCCAAGGATGCAGGCCTGCATTACAACCTGGCCCTTGCATGGCACGACGGCAACCGCCGCGGCGAAGCGCTCTCCAGCATCCGAAAAGCCCTTGAGCTGGACCCGGCCCTGCCGAAATACGGCGACGGCGTGGCCGTGAACATCGCCAACGTGTTCCTGAACGCAGGCAGCCCGGAACGGGCGCGCCCGTTCTTTGAGACCGCGCTGGAACTCAACCCATCCAACTCCAGCGCCCGCAGGCAGCTCAAGCTGATGGACAAGACCGCATCAAAGGAATCCTGA
- the phrB gene encoding deoxyribodipyrimidine photo-lyase → MDDPRAYAVKSESGGNGPVALWMHREHRARDNHALLFAQSLAERRKVPLVVLYGLAPAFLEAATRQFDFLLRGLRETSAILESKGIPFLMRLGSPEEVVPEMVRELKVSALVMDFDVLRLKRGWMKTVADSVHGEVWEVDSRNTVPCRVASDKREYAARTIRPKIHKRLSEFLVEPPELPEHPFSLKKRPETASFEEAFQYVRQAPALPETNFVPGEEAAAERLEAFIGGELDSYGKGRNVPTNPGVSRLSPYLHFGQISALRVLWEVTARGRDRDSVAAYVEQLVVRRELSDNFCFHDPDYDNPGCFADWAVGTLEDHLADDRPYVYSLEQLEKAATHDDLWNAAQLEMVRTGHMHNYMRMYWAKKILEWTPHYAEAMERAIYLNDRYQLDGRDSNGYTGVAWSIGGVHDRGWTERPIFGKIRYMSYNGAKSKFRIREYIDAQTRPALL, encoded by the coding sequence ATGGATGATCCAAGAGCATACGCAGTCAAGTCGGAAAGCGGCGGAAACGGGCCGGTGGCCCTCTGGATGCACCGCGAACACCGGGCGCGCGATAACCACGCGCTGCTCTTCGCGCAGTCGCTCGCCGAGCGGCGCAAGGTGCCGCTGGTGGTACTCTATGGATTGGCCCCGGCGTTTCTGGAGGCGGCGACGCGGCAGTTTGATTTTCTGCTGCGCGGATTGCGGGAGACCTCGGCTATTCTGGAGTCCAAGGGAATACCGTTCCTCATGCGCCTCGGCTCGCCGGAGGAGGTGGTGCCGGAGATGGTGCGTGAGCTGAAGGTCTCCGCGCTGGTCATGGACTTTGACGTGCTGCGGCTCAAGCGTGGCTGGATGAAGACCGTTGCCGACTCGGTGCACGGCGAGGTCTGGGAGGTGGACTCGCGTAACACGGTCCCTTGCAGGGTTGCATCGGACAAGCGTGAATACGCGGCACGAACGATCCGCCCCAAGATACACAAGCGTCTCTCCGAGTTTCTGGTGGAGCCGCCGGAGTTGCCGGAGCATCCCTTTTCGCTGAAAAAGCGCCCCGAGACCGCGAGCTTTGAGGAGGCGTTCCAGTACGTGCGGCAGGCTCCGGCGTTGCCGGAGACCAATTTCGTTCCGGGCGAGGAGGCCGCGGCCGAGCGGCTGGAGGCGTTCATCGGCGGCGAGCTGGACAGTTACGGCAAGGGCCGCAACGTGCCGACCAATCCGGGCGTGTCCCGGCTTTCGCCGTATCTGCACTTCGGCCAGATATCCGCACTGCGGGTGCTCTGGGAGGTCACGGCGCGCGGACGGGACAGGGACTCCGTTGCCGCATACGTGGAGCAGCTTGTTGTGCGTCGCGAGCTTTCCGACAACTTCTGCTTTCATGATCCGGACTACGACAACCCCGGCTGTTTTGCGGACTGGGCCGTGGGAACGCTTGAAGACCATCTGGCTGACGACCGGCCCTACGTCTATTCGCTGGAGCAACTTGAGAAGGCGGCCACCCACGATGACCTGTGGAACGCGGCCCAGCTGGAGATGGTGCGCACCGGGCACATGCACAACTACATGCGCATGTACTGGGCCAAGAAGATTCTGGAGTGGACGCCGCATTATGCCGAGGCCATGGAGCGGGCCATTTACCTTAATGACCGTTATCAGCTCGATGGGCGCGATTCCAACGGCTATACGGGCGTGGCATGGTCCATCGGTGGTGTACACGACAGGGGATGGACTGAACGGCCCATCTTCGGGAAGATTCGTTACATGAGCTACAATGGTGCCAAGTCGAAATTCAGGATACGGGAATACATCGACGCCCAGACACGGCCGGCGCTGCTTTAA
- a CDS encoding Lrp/AsnC family transcriptional regulator, translating into MAMQFTEKEERILALAGGDIPDGPEPFKAIAEAAGADEAEVISLLKTLKARGVIRRFGATLRHQKAGYGHNAMVAWKIPDERVDEAGEIFSSCPAISHCYVRRTYPEWQYNFYTMIHGKRPGETDEIVADLEKKVGITDHCTLRSLRELKKTSMVYFKYDKD; encoded by the coding sequence ATGGCTATGCAATTCACGGAAAAAGAAGAACGGATCCTCGCGCTGGCGGGCGGCGACATCCCTGACGGCCCCGAGCCGTTCAAGGCCATCGCAGAAGCCGCGGGAGCCGACGAGGCAGAGGTCATCAGCCTTCTCAAGACCCTCAAGGCGCGCGGCGTGATCCGTCGCTTCGGGGCCACCCTGCGGCACCAGAAGGCCGGTTACGGACACAACGCCATGGTCGCATGGAAAATCCCCGACGAACGCGTGGATGAAGCGGGCGAGATATTCTCATCCTGTCCCGCCATCAGCCACTGCTACGTGCGCCGCACCTATCCCGAGTGGCAGTACAACTTCTACACCATGATCCACGGCAAGCGCCCCGGCGAGACCGACGAGATCGTCGCGGATCTGGAAAAGAAGGTCGGCATCACTGACCACTGCACCCTCAGGAGCCTGCGCGAACTCAAAAAGACCTCCATGGTCTACTTCAAATACGACAAGGATTGA
- the hemL gene encoding glutamate-1-semialdehyde 2,1-aminomutase has protein sequence MMDSKTLYAKAQTLMPGGVNSPLRACRYVKSEPAFIARAEGSHVWDVEGREYIDYVLSWGPQILGHCDKTVNDAAHKAVDLGSSYGAPCEGEILLAEEISKLIPSMEMMRMVSSGTEATMSALRLARGYTGRSKVVKFIGNYHGHADSFLAAAGSAAATVPGTPGVPEDIVKHTLLAHYNDLEAVEKHFAENGDDIACIIVEPAAGNMGLVLPEPGFLEGLRALCTKYGALLIFDEVITGFRFSIGGAQQRFGIEPDLTTLGKIIGGGFPVGCYGGKREIMNHMAPCGGVFQAGTLSGNPVAMAAGYATLKRLQECDYDALEQRTTKLAEELTAILREKGQPATLVRMASAFTIYFTDQPVVDQRGSAASNADTYATFWQQMQAQGVNLAPAGFECTFTSFAHTDEDFEKTLEAARNVKF, from the coding sequence ATGATGGACTCCAAGACACTCTACGCCAAGGCCCAGACCCTCATGCCCGGCGGCGTCAACAGTCCCCTGCGCGCCTGCCGCTACGTCAAGAGCGAACCCGCCTTCATCGCCCGCGCCGAAGGCTCTCACGTATGGGACGTCGAAGGTCGCGAATACATCGACTACGTCCTGAGCTGGGGACCCCAGATTCTCGGACACTGCGACAAGACCGTGAATGACGCCGCCCACAAGGCCGTCGATCTCGGCTCCAGCTACGGCGCGCCCTGCGAAGGCGAAATTCTTCTGGCCGAAGAGATTTCCAAGCTCATCCCCTCCATGGAGATGATGCGCATGGTCTCCTCCGGCACCGAGGCCACCATGTCCGCCCTCAGGCTGGCGCGCGGCTACACCGGCCGCAGCAAGGTGGTCAAGTTCATCGGCAACTACCACGGTCACGCAGACTCGTTCCTCGCCGCCGCAGGCTCCGCCGCCGCCACCGTGCCCGGCACCCCCGGCGTTCCCGAGGACATCGTCAAGCACACCCTGCTTGCCCACTACAACGACCTCGAAGCCGTGGAAAAGCATTTCGCCGAAAACGGCGACGACATCGCCTGCATCATCGTGGAACCCGCGGCAGGCAACATGGGCCTCGTGCTGCCCGAACCCGGCTTCCTCGAAGGGCTGCGCGCCCTGTGCACCAAGTACGGCGCCCTGCTCATCTTCGACGAAGTCATCACAGGTTTCCGCTTCAGCATCGGCGGCGCCCAGCAGCGTTTCGGCATCGAGCCGGATCTCACCACGCTCGGCAAGATAATCGGCGGCGGCTTCCCCGTGGGCTGCTACGGCGGCAAGCGCGAGATCATGAACCACATGGCCCCGTGCGGCGGCGTCTTTCAGGCCGGAACCCTCTCCGGCAACCCCGTGGCCATGGCCGCAGGATACGCCACTCTCAAGCGCCTTCAGGAATGCGACTACGACGCCCTCGAACAGCGCACCACCAAGCTCGCCGAAGAGCTGACCGCAATCCTGCGCGAAAAGGGACAGCCCGCAACGCTGGTACGCATGGCCTCAGCCTTCACCATCTACTTCACGGATCAGCCGGTGGTGGACCAGCGCGGTTCCGCAGCCAGCAACGCCGACACCTACGCAACCTTCTGGCAGCAGATGCAGGCACAGGGCGTCAATCTGGCCCCTGCCGGTTTCGAGTGCACCTTCACCTCCTTCGCCCACACGGACGAAGATTTCGAAAAAACCCTCGAAGCGGCCCGGAACGTGAAGTTCTAA
- the serS gene encoding serine--tRNA ligase, whose amino-acid sequence MLDLKLMQNDPDKVREALKRRGANLDVDEFAALDANRKKLINEVEELKAERNKAGAEIGKLKREKQDTTEIMERMGKVSARIKELDAELSEVETAEKEWLMAVPNIPHESVPFGESEDDNPVLRYWGEKPEMDFTPREHWDLGTELDGLDFERAAKLTGSRFCVQKGWAARLERALAQFMLDTHVTEHDYTEMVTPTMVNRQTMTGTGQLPKFEEDLFKLEGWDYYMIPTAEVPLTNLYSGEVLSEDQLPILFCAHTPCFRSEAGSYGKDTKGLIRQHQFYKVEMVNFAHPDKSYEALETMTARAETILQKLGLHYRVIALCTGDMGFSAAKTYDLEVWLPGQDKYREISSCSNCEDFQARRANIKFQPKDSKKKEFVHTLNGSGLAVGRTLVAVIENYQQADGSIIVPEALRPYMGGLEKIEA is encoded by the coding sequence ATGCTTGATCTGAAACTGATGCAGAACGACCCGGACAAGGTTCGCGAAGCCCTCAAACGCCGAGGCGCCAACCTCGACGTGGACGAGTTCGCCGCCCTCGACGCCAACCGCAAGAAGCTCATCAACGAAGTCGAAGAACTCAAGGCCGAACGCAACAAGGCCGGTGCCGAAATCGGCAAGCTCAAGCGCGAAAAGCAGGACACCACCGAGATCATGGAACGCATGGGCAAGGTCTCGGCCCGCATCAAGGAGCTCGACGCCGAACTCTCCGAAGTCGAAACCGCCGAGAAGGAATGGCTCATGGCCGTTCCCAACATCCCGCACGAGAGCGTGCCCTTCGGCGAATCCGAAGACGACAACCCGGTCCTGCGCTACTGGGGAGAAAAGCCCGAAATGGACTTTACCCCGCGCGAACACTGGGACCTCGGCACCGAACTCGACGGCCTCGACTTCGAACGCGCCGCCAAGCTCACCGGCTCGCGCTTCTGCGTCCAGAAAGGTTGGGCCGCACGCCTCGAACGCGCCCTCGCCCAGTTTATGCTCGACACCCACGTCACCGAACACGACTATACCGAGATGGTCACCCCCACCATGGTCAACCGACAGACCATGACCGGCACCGGACAGCTCCCCAAATTCGAGGAAGACCTCTTCAAACTCGAAGGCTGGGACTACTACATGATCCCCACCGCCGAAGTGCCCCTGACCAACCTCTACTCCGGCGAAGTGCTCAGCGAAGATCAGCTGCCCATTCTCTTCTGCGCTCACACCCCCTGCTTCCGCTCCGAAGCAGGCAGCTACGGCAAGGATACCAAGGGACTCATTCGCCAGCACCAGTTCTACAAAGTGGAAATGGTCAACTTCGCCCACCCCGATAAATCCTACGAAGCCCTTGAAACCATGACCGCCCGGGCCGAGACCATTCTGCAGAAACTCGGCCTGCACTACCGCGTCATCGCCCTGTGCACCGGTGACATGGGCTTCTCCGCCGCCAAAACCTACGACCTCGAAGTCTGGCTGCCCGGACAGGACAAATACCGCGAGATCAGCTCCTGCTCCAACTGCGAAGACTTCCAGGCCAGACGAGCCAACATCAAGTTTCAGCCCAAGGACTCCAAAAAGAAAGAGTTCGTCCACACCCTCAACGGCTCAGGACTCGCCGTAGGCAGAACGCTCGTGGCAGTCATCGAAAACTACCAGCAGGCAGACGGCTCCATCATCGTGCCCGAAGCCCTGCGCCCCTACATGGGCGGCCTCGAAAAAATCGAAGCCTAA